The region TGATCTCCAACGACCTTGGACTTGAGGTAGCTTGCCGAGACGTTGACCAGCAAGTTGCGCGTTGGCGCCATGATGGCTTCGGCTTCTAGACCGTAAATGTTGGCGTCGATGTTGTCGTTGACCGATGTACGCGCTGTGATGCGGCTGAGCTGCAGATCCTTGTAGCGATAATAGAACGCCGAGAGGTTCAATTGCAGCGCGCCGAACCGGTTCTTCGAACCGATTTCGAAGGAGTCGACCGATTCCGGCTTGAACGAGTCATTTACCGAGCCGACCGAAAGCGGCGGGTTGATACCACCTGACTTGTAGCCGCGCGAGTACGACAGGTAGATGAGGTTGTCCGGACTGATCTGGTAATCAAGCACGGCGCGTCCGGTGAAGCGTCCGAAGCTGACGGAACGCTCCTGGAACGGTTGGACAAGCGGGGTGCCCTTGTCAAAGTCAGCCGTAGCGAAATTCAAAGCCTTCTCGAGTGATTCAGCCCCCACTACTGCATAAATCGCATTACCGCCGGCGAACTCGCTCGAAAGTCCGTCGCTAAGCAGGGTCGTGCGAGCGCGCGTGAACTTCTTGTCGTGGTTGTAACGAAGGCCGAGGGTCAGCTTCACCTTGTCGTTGAACTGGAAGTACGTCTCACCGAAGATTCCGTAGCTGTCGAGTGTGCCGCGGTCGGTATTGCTGCGGAAGAACGGCGACGGGCGGAAAACGGCCCGTGGACCGAACGCTCCACTTGCAGCCGCAGCGGCTCCAAGAAGGCCGGAGGCGTAATCCAGACCGAAGGAGTTCACATAGTAACTGTTGTTCGTGGTGATGCCGCGAAGATAGTTCGCACCGATCAGGAAATTGAACATCCCGTCAAAGTCGGAGTCGATATGGGCTTCGGCAGCATATTGCTTGTAGGTCTGGCTCGATTCATCAAAGTCGAGTGAGGTGTTGGCGCAGATCGCCTTGTTCCCCGCACCGTAAACGCCAACGTTGTTGGGATCGATATCGGACTGGCAAATTTTGCCAGTCGGACCGTTGGGGATCAGGCGAGCAGCAATTGGTGCGAATGCGAATCCGAGCGCCGGGTTCTGCGCAAAGGCAGCAAGGGCGAACAAACCTGGATTGCCAACGAGGCTGCGTTCGACGGCAAGGTTGTAGTCTGTACGGCTGCGAACTTCGTTTCGCGAATAGCCCGCGGTAACATTGAGCGTAAGGCTGTCGCCAAGAGCCTGCTGCAGCTTGCCCTGGTAGACTTCTTCTTCCGCGAAATAGGTCGGCAGGTAGTCGATATTGACAGTGCGGACATCGGTCGGATTGACCGCCCCCGAGAAGTTGTCGCCATCGTCAGCGTAGATGCTGCCGAGACCGAGTGGGCGGAATGTCGGTGAAACCGCGATGCCGAAGAATTCACGCGAGGTCAGCAGCGCTGCCAAGGTAGAGTCTGCGTTCGTCGTTTCGTTGGCAAGCTTGTCGGGCAAGCATCCCAGGATGCCCGTTGGATCGCGATGACAGAGCTGCTTCTGGACGCGGCTGCGGCTGTCGTTTTCACGGAAGTAGTAGGCGGACAGATCGATCGTGGTGTCTGGGCTCGGCTCCCACCGGAGCGAACCGCGCAGCGCGTACATATCGCGCCCGTCGATGCGGCTGTTGGTGCCGAGGTTGTAGGTGTACCCGTCGCGGCGCGTGTACATGCCGGCCACGCGAACGCCGAGCGTTTCGCCGAGCGGCACGTTGACCATGCCCTTCAAGCGGACAGAATTGTACTTGCCGTAGTCGGCCTCACCGGCAGCACCGAACCCGGAAAGATCGGGTTTGGCGGTGATGATGTTAACCACACCAGAGGTTGCGTTGCGACCGAACAGAGTGCCCTGCGGACCACGCAGGACCTCGATGCGCTCAAGATCGAAGAACTCGGTCTCGAACAGGCGGCTTTGCACCATCGGCATATCGTTCAGGTGGATGCCGGTAGCAGAGTCGCACGAGACGCCGACGCAAAGATCGCCGATGCCGCGGATCGTGAAGCTGGACGAGGTGAAGTTCGTCTTGGTGAAGGTGACGTTGGGCAACGAAAGCTGCAGGTCAGAAGAGTTCTGAATCTGCTGCTTGGTCAGGTTTTCGGCCGAGAATGCAGAGACCGCGATCGGCACATCCTGCAGCGACTGGGCCTGGCGTTGCGCTGTAACGATGATTTCCTGCAGACCAACGCCTTCATCGGCGGACTGCGGTGCATTCTGGGCGAAAACCGGTGTTGCGACGGCTGCGGCACACACGCCCGCAAGCAGGGAAAGCTTGCCCCTCATAGTCAGACCTCTCTCTCCAGCGGCCCCCGTCATTAACCGCGGGTGACCTGGTGGACAGGACATAACTTCAGCAATTCTTTGTCAACCGGATAATTAAAAATGGGCGTTTCCGTAGGGGAACCTCGTTGCAGTCGAGACCATTTCGAAACTTTTGCATGAAAATGCATGACATTTCGATGATTAAAACTATGCGCAGCTCGACATTATGATGTGCGAAAGCCGCTTTTAGGCTCTAATGATCTGCTCGGCGAATCAGAAAGAGAATCGCCAACCGTTGCATGGCGACGGTGGCGTTAGAACGACGCTCGCGTTAAGGCGGGCCCAAGCGCACTGCAGATGTGCAAACACTTAAGGATCCAGTTCCAATGGCCAAGTTTCTGATCGTCGAAGCCCGGTTTTATGACCACCTGAACGACATGCTCATTGAAGGCGCCAAGGCCGCGCTCAAGGCCGCTGGTCACGAGGCGGAAGTCTTGACCGTGCCCGGAGCCCTCGAGATCCCCGGCGCGATCGCCTTGGCCGACGAATCGGGCAATTTCGACGGCTATGTCGCCATCGGTGTGGTCATTCGCGGCGAAACCTATCACTTCGAGATCGTCGCCGGGGAAAGCGCACGCGGCATCATGGCGCTGACAATGGATGGAGTCGCCATCGGTAACGGCATCCTCACTGTCGAAAACGAGGCCCAAGCCATCGTGCGCGCAGATCCTGCGCAGAAGGACAAAGGTGGCGAAGCGGCGAAGGCTGCACTCGCCTTGCTCGCGCTACGTGAGCGCTGGGCCTGACCGATCAGCCAACGGGCGCGCAGCGGTCCCCGCGACGCGCCTTGTCGGCCCAATCGAATTCTGCCTGCGTGGGCGCCAGCCTACGATCGAGAATGATGCCCCGTTCCGTTGGCGTGTAGATGACCGGCAGGTCGCCGGGATGAACAAGCTTGCGCTCCTGCTGAAGGATAAAACGGATACCTTCCGGGCTGCGCAATGAATCCATCACCGCGACGTTGTCGGTATTCGCAGCGAAGACAGACACCGAAACGTAGCCCTTGTCCGGGCTCGGCGGAACATCGACAAGTATGGGGCCAGCAGACAAGTCATAGACACAGCTGGCGTAGGCGAGGTCTGGCGATGGCCGGACGATCTGCCTGGAAGCTGCTGTCGTGCGATCTGCGAAACGGAAAACGTTTACGTCGTCTCCGTCGCCGGAGAGTCTGTTCATGGCGATGTGCATGATGACCTGCGGCGCCAAAAGTATCGTTGCCACATGACCAACGGCGGCTGCGCCGACGAAGGCCAGTGCGTAGCGCAGGCCGCCCCTCACCGGCTGTCTCCGCACGAAATGCGCTCGACCTTGGGAAAGACTATCGAGCCGAAGTCCTGCTGCGCTTGTTGAGAAGGATTGTAGATTCGCAAGGTGAGATCAAAACTGCCCGCGTGCCTGGTTGACAGCCACGGCATGGCCGGATTGGGCGACGGGCCGACTTCGGCCTCCCATATGCCGCGCTTGTCCGGCGTGACTTCCGAGGCGTCGACAGAAAGAGCATCGTCCTGGTTTTGCGGAAGGTAGTCGTCCGAAGCATAAGCAGTGATCGACCACCACTTCCCCGGCAGCGGCCCGCCGACCAGCCGGTAATGGCATTCCTCCCGCAAAGGCTCACCGAGATCATCGACCGTGCGAGTAAAATAGATGGCCTGGCTGCGGTTAAGCGCCAGCAGACCGGTCAACGCGACTCTCGCACGCAGCACGGGCCCCGCCTCGGTCGATCCGGTAACGCGGCTGCCACTCCAGCCCATGTGCTCCTCGCCGCCCATGCCGACGTGCTTTAGCGACACAACAGCCGAAGCAGCACCGACCGCAAGACCGATCGTGGCCACGGCGATCATTCCGAAGATCCTTGCAGGACTACGCACCGGCATCGAAGTATTCGGTGAGGCCCCACGGCTCATACGGCCCGATAACAAGCTGCTCGAACCCGCCTATCCCTGTCTCGCCATCGTTGGTGGTCACGCGGGAGATGATCTGGACGTGAAGATTGTCGAGGGTTCGAGCCATCGGGTCAAGGTCAGCCAGAACAAGGTCCTCCCGCTCGACCGCGAGCGGCCCATGATAAAGGCCATGCCCCCACTTGGGACTGGTGTAGCCAAGTCCCCTCATCTGAAATCTCACGAGCGGCTCAAACGTCAGCGCCAGTGGTCCTTCGGGTCGCTGGATCGTCAGAGTCCCGCCGGCGGGCCACCGCGTGGCGGGCTGCATGGGCGAAACCATAGCGGCAGAGGGGGTTTCGAAGAACGATTCCGTGTCACCGCCGTCAGGCGCGATAACGGCCCGCGTGTTCCACGGCGCGCCATGGCGATCAGCGTTGATATGGAAGAACAGGCTGCGGTTGGGCAGATTAACAGGCGTCCATTGCCAGAAGAAGGACGAGACAACGCCATGCCCATGAGGCTGCGCGTCAGGCGCGCCAACGGGGCGCACCCCCAACTGCGATCACGCGTACCGCAAGTTCCAGCGGCCAGATCAATCCTTTCGCCATCGACCTCAATCCAGCCCGTGTAATGTCCGTTCTGCGTCAGGCGGGTGTAGTCCATGAACGTCCGCGGGCCGATGCGATGGACGAACCGCGGCTCCTCAATCGGAAAGGCACGGCCGGTGAAGGTAAGCTCGGCTGCCAGCCCTTCCCCGCGCACTCGCACCCTGAGAACCTTCAGCGGTTCGACGATTTCAATGCTGACCGGCCCGACCGCAAGATCGAACCGCTCCATGTTCAGTTCGCGCGAGGCATGGAGATTGTACTGCACCCCACCCCGGATGCAGGAGAAGTGCGCATCGGCGACATTCAGGTGCGGATAGATGCCAAGCGCAAGGGCGAAGAAGCCGGAGCCGTCGGGTGCATAGCCGTTGAAAAAATAGCGATCGTAGAAGTTGCGGTCCGTACCAGCGTAGGCAATCGGTTCTGGCGTCTGGTGCAGCGGAAAGTCATCTCCCTTGGTCAACATCAGCAAAGCTCCATCCGGCGCTTCAGCGCCCCCAGACTGTCATGTTCAAGAGCGAGTTCGCAGGCGCCGCGTGCCATCGACAGGAAGTTGGCATCACCGCGTTCCGTGCGCACCACGAATGCGGCACTGAATACGGCAGTCGACACCCCGTGAAGCGCTCCAATGCGGTAGTCATCCCAGACATCTTCCAGATTGAGCGGCACGCCAAGCCGGGACATTTCGGCGCAGTAGATGTCGAGCAGGGCACGCTCATTGGGACGACGCAATTCCGAGCCGATGCCGCAGCCCAGAAAGTATCCGACGTCAGTCAGACCGCATCCTGCCGCCGCCGTCTGCCAATCAACCAAGGCGATCGGCTGCTGGCCGCCGTTTATGCCGAAGAGCATGTTGTCCAGGCGGAAATCTCCGTGAAGGAAGGACCGGCGCGAATGCTTCCGTTCGAACCACAGGTCGAGATCTTCGTTCAACGCCTCGCAAACCGCCATAAGATCAGGCGCGAGGGCATCGGCATAGCGTTCACGAAAGATTGCCTGGGCTTTCGGATAAAGGTCCCGCAGCTTCTGGCTCGCCTGCGGGTCGGGCTGCAACCACGCGGCGTCCAGCACAGGATGGTCCAGCGTCGGCGCATGCAATGCCGCAGCCTGCCGCATGGCCGCTTGCGCTTGCGCCAAAGTGCATCCCGCAAGCTGGTTTCCAGCGCTGCAAGGACCGAGGTCTTCGAAGAGCAGCACGAAATCGCAACCGTTGCCGTCGAGCATGGCAGCATAAACCTGCGGCACCCGCATCTGCGTGAGACATGCGACTTCTCGATAGAACATGACCTCGCGCGAATAGAGCGAGAACAGTGCCGCCGTCTGGCGGCTCGTGGCATCGCTCGACGGAAACTTGGCCGCTACAGTGGCAGGCGCTCCAGATGCTTCGTTTTTGTATCGCAGTGAGAAACGGGCAGTATCACCCACCTGGCCTGTGCCGATTGCCTGCCACTCGATTTCCGCGATCCGAGCGTCACCCAGCACGCCAGCCTGGGCGAGTTGCACCTCAAGCCATGCGGCATCGACCTCGTCCGCGCGCGTCGGAAAATCAGCCATCTCGTTCTCCCGCAGCAAGGCTGACAGAGACCGCATGACTTTGGAAGTGCAATTCAAATGACCGATTAAATCAATGCGAGGGAACGGCCTGCCACTCCCTGCTTTGGCAAACCGACACAAGAAGGACCAGAAAGGACAGAGACGTGGATGGCCCTCTCGAATGGTTTGCAGCCATGGGCACGATTCTCGCAGCAAGTCTCGTGGCCGCTGACCTTGGGCGGCGTTGGACAGGTTGGGGATTCGTCCTGTTCATGGCCGTGGCCATCACGTGGATCATATCAGGCGTGAAGGGCAATTCTGGCTCGCTTGTCATACAGAACGGAGCCCTGTTGATCATCAACGCCTGGGGAGTCTGGCGCTATCTGATCTCACCCGCGCGCAAACGGTCGTCATGAGCCCGATCAACCTGCTCCATTCTGGTTCGACTACGGAGGAATGATCGGCATGTCCCCAGAGGCATGTGATTGAAACGTCCTGATTCTTGCGGACGTCCCCAAGCCGATAAGCGCAAACCCTTAGTGGAGCGCCGAATGGCCGCACCACGCGCGCCTGCCATTTCAGTACGCTAGCAAGACCGATGGCGGACCGGTCCCGTGAAGCGCTTTGGGGGCGCACAACAGGGGTTAAGGGATGGGCAGAGAACAAATGAGGTCGCGGGCAAGACGACTGATTTCAGTCGCCAACGAATTGCTCGCGATGGCGCATGAACTGGAATTGAAAGAGGGTGATCCCCAGTCCGACCGGGAGCCAATCGCGATCCCGAAGGACAGTCATGTGTGGGCAGAAGTGGCTCGAAGCGCCTATCGCGACAGGCGCAGGCGGTCGGATATCTTTGCAGACGCGACGCTGTTCGGTGAACCGGCGTGGGACATCATGCTGGATCTTTTCATCGCAGCAAAAGAACGCAAGCGCCTGCCCGTGACCAGCGCCTGCATCGGCGCTGCCGTGCCTGCCACCACTGCATTGCGCTGGCTCACCGTGCTGGAAGACAAAGGCCTGATCGTCCGTGAAGCCGACTCGACTGATGCTCGCCGGGTGTTCGTAAGACTTTCTAGCGATGGTTACGAAAAGATGGTGGCCTATTTCTCGAATGTCGCTGGCGACATGCAGAGTGACG is a window of Novosphingobium sp. THN1 DNA encoding:
- a CDS encoding TonB-dependent receptor, yielding MRGKLSLLAGVCAAAVATPVFAQNAPQSADEGVGLQEIIVTAQRQAQSLQDVPIAVSAFSAENLTKQQIQNSSDLQLSLPNVTFTKTNFTSSSFTIRGIGDLCVGVSCDSATGIHLNDMPMVQSRLFETEFFDLERIEVLRGPQGTLFGRNATSGVVNIITAKPDLSGFGAAGEADYGKYNSVRLKGMVNVPLGETLGVRVAGMYTRRDGYTYNLGTNSRIDGRDMYALRGSLRWEPSPDTTIDLSAYYFRENDSRSRVQKQLCHRDPTGILGCLPDKLANETTNADSTLAALLTSREFFGIAVSPTFRPLGLGSIYADDGDNFSGAVNPTDVRTVNIDYLPTYFAEEEVYQGKLQQALGDSLTLNVTAGYSRNEVRSRTDYNLAVERSLVGNPGLFALAAFAQNPALGFAFAPIAARLIPNGPTGKICQSDIDPNNVGVYGAGNKAICANTSLDFDESSQTYKQYAAEAHIDSDFDGMFNFLIGANYLRGITTNNSYYVNSFGLDYASGLLGAAAAASGAFGPRAVFRPSPFFRSNTDRGTLDSYGIFGETYFQFNDKVKLTLGLRYNHDKKFTRARTTLLSDGLSSEFAGGNAIYAVVGAESLEKALNFATADFDKGTPLVQPFQERSVSFGRFTGRAVLDYQISPDNLIYLSYSRGYKSGGINPPLSVGSVNDSFKPESVDSFEIGSKNRFGALQLNLSAFYYRYKDLQLSRITARTSVNDNIDANIYGLEAEAIMAPTRNLLVNVSASYLKSKVVGDQFFVDTRDVSAGRSDTVIIKDITLGSNCAVTGASAAAANGFVNAVNAGVGLRPTTPIPGTNTTGAFSICGALAGAAAGPAGAAFGGIRVSSGIEKNVRGNQLPQAPEFKWSAGIQYTIEMGDMSIVPRFDINYTGESYGTIFNGNINRIKGYEVMNAQIQLNGRDDRWYLRGYIQNITNNNATTGLYVTDQSSGLFTNIFTLEPRRYGVAAGFKF
- a CDS encoding MarR family transcriptional regulator, with product MAHELELKEGDPQSDREPIAIPKDSHVWAEVARSAYRDRRRRSDIFADATLFGEPAWDIMLDLFIAAKERKRLPVTSACIGAAVPATTALRWLTVLEDKGLIVREADSTDARRVFVRLSSDGYEKMVAYFSNVAGDMQSDEDIVQRSLKIAQ
- the ribH gene encoding 6,7-dimethyl-8-ribityllumazine synthase is translated as MAKFLIVEARFYDHLNDMLIEGAKAALKAAGHEAEVLTVPGALEIPGAIALADESGNFDGYVAIGVVIRGETYHFEIVAGESARGIMALTMDGVAIGNGILTVENEAQAIVRADPAQKDKGGEAAKAALALLALRERWA
- a CDS encoding phosphotransferase family protein — encoded protein: MLRESCPWLQTIREGHPRLCPFWSFLCRFAKAGSGRPFPRIDLIGHLNCTSKVMRSLSALLRENEMADFPTRADEVDAAWLEVQLAQAGVLGDARIAEIEWQAIGTGQVGDTARFSLRYKNEASGAPATVAAKFPSSDATSRQTAALFSLYSREVMFYREVACLTQMRVPQVYAAMLDGNGCDFVLLFEDLGPCSAGNQLAGCTLAQAQAAMRQAAALHAPTLDHPVLDAAWLQPDPQASQKLRDLYPKAQAIFRERYADALAPDLMAVCEALNEDLDLWFERKHSRRSFLHGDFRLDNMLFGINGGQQPIALVDWQTAAAGCGLTDVGYFLGCGIGSELRRPNERALLDIYCAEMSRLGVPLNLEDVWDDYRIGALHGVSTAVFSAAFVVRTERGDANFLSMARGACELALEHDSLGALKRRMELC
- a CDS encoding DUF1254 domain-containing protein, translating into MRGGLRYALAFVGAAAVGHVATILLAPQVIMHIAMNRLSGDGDDVNVFRFADRTTAASRQIVRPSPDLAYASCVYDLSAGPILVDVPPSPDKGYVSVSVFAANTDNVAVMDSLRSPEGIRFILQQERKLVHPGDLPVIYTPTERGIILDRRLAPTQAEFDWADKARRGDRCAPVG
- a CDS encoding DUF1214 domain-containing protein, whose protein sequence is MIAVATIGLAVGAASAVVSLKHVGMGGEEHMGWSGSRVTGSTEAGPVLRARVALTGLLALNRSQAIYFTRTVDDLGEPLREECHYRLVGGPLPGKWWSITAYASDDYLPQNQDDALSVDASEVTPDKRGIWEAEVGPSPNPAMPWLSTRHAGSFDLTLRIYNPSQQAQQDFGSIVFPKVERISCGDSR